The proteins below come from a single Xenopus tropicalis strain Nigerian chromosome 9, UCB_Xtro_10.0, whole genome shotgun sequence genomic window:
- the setd1a gene encoding histone-lysine N-methyltransferase SETD1A isoform X2, whose translation MEPEGESHRGAGFQWRSYKLLLDPALHSRRTTQKVYRYDGIHFNISDGAFLPLGDVRDPRQHRMWSKPREISLPVPKFKFDEFYVGQLPQKEITFAHLNDNVREPFLADMCRKFGDVEEVEILLHPKTRKHLGLAKVLFSSSKAARDTVTHLHNTSVMGNIIHAELDLRGQQRQKYYDLIVNGSYNPQTVPTSGRWAQERLQPDMVDSRRRLSSDSSSYLPNNGTPSSQDLGSSYSQYTPSSSQGTPYTPRSGTPFSQDSAYSSRQGTPSHSSSQDTSGYKSRRQENSSGDSYSRRSGHHYSPAPSSSTSSSSSQHESSQKRFHRHQNRSSPQSSYRSRHRKPPPPPEEPPLIRFPGTPPLPPPPPPPPPPDDIHTDRDYRIAHPPPLPPSIPAPSTTILVPPPPPTEGWEPPPPPLPPLPPVCSPPPSPARSCSPLLDGVSESLPFTQHSSSLDSRIEALLKEQRSKFSFLPSDTEEEEEATTEAPTQEPVVVEEVPPVHGPYTPPLPASFEDVSAEAILRMAEIGRTANGQDRGMLMQEPPFLRDPSSWSRNSLPPQLLSSGEDMEISDEEINMEMPGAAVPPFPLLPHLPGAAGTFQSQPIPSPLLPLPPHHPQPPSPFPLLPNTAARGRLGDLAAGSSTPPALDPSSSSSASSAPHIYDFVNSMELVNRLGNQWGGTSMSFQMQTQMLSRLQQNRQGKNMPFEDPYPPPLLPHPIPPRLHQPHPPPPLMPEQVFNPTFPPFPAQQPQPLLPPREFTARTARGPSQEPRGPGWAPGGGVDPHASTIESVLSALIQEMKNTMQRDLNRKMVENVAFRAFDEWWERKEEKAKPFQNVAKPPPREEDKEKARPKEPGLLSLVDWAKSGGAEGFGFGSGLREALRLPSFKVKRKQPSEDEDSEQKRPRPSTPAEEEQDEREKETESDSRQGGKLPQQEGKRVHKRRRPFHLDSEGEEASEESASDKDDEEDELSEKGEDSEEEVSPLTKLSSKIISDDDSDSSSESDSSSSSSSSSSSSSSASSSASTPASSDDEEEQEETPDLLSVSEPPRPPSPASPLPELEAAADKKEPLDIPPATEVKEEQSTEIPEPPLPPPPEPPSKPHAPPSPPLQLLPPPKKRRKTVSFQLLPEEEAEAADSKPPNHHVPENAAPERPISPLLEPMHLLPTPTDKAPLPSPEAPTAPTAELHSSPKPEPEEPPLPAKEASPRKQPPERLTVLNLPWDHASLVKPYPPRVRSEDNMEEEAEEDFEKHLEEEEVKPPPPIEAPTQPEPKSPLISEPSEVERTEFIEDLLFAPVRQILLEHSYASIPAALKQPPRKQRLSVELEKPNELVHVDLGQAVLEAPEEVVCIGGGLAVDGETGLLDVGDLDISSPRKMEEALAKLVHDEPKIKSKRTLAKEAEPGEVTSEEEDEEEMWVTTRQLRSHRNRKAAQRQLPPLYEIRSEFEQMTILYDIWNTGLDFEDMVFLRDTYERLLQEDHSTDWLNDTHWVHHPITNIADPKRRKNRQDGLREHQTGCARSEGYYAISKKDKDKYLKVLLVAAEEQEADTQGTNRVLSERRSEQRRLLSAMGSTALLDSDLLKLNQLKFRKKKLRFGRSHIHEWGLFAMEPIAADEMVIEYVGQNIRQMVADMREKRYSQQGIGSSYLFRMDQDTIIDATKCGNLARFINHCCSPNCYAKVITIESQKKIVIYSKQPIGINEEITYDYKFPLEDNKIPCLCGTENCRGTLN comes from the exons ATGGAGCCCGAGGGCGAAAGTCACAGAGGGGCGGGCTTCCAGTGGAGGAGCTACAAGTTGCTGTTGGATCCCGCATTGCACAGTCGCAGAACAACGCAGAAAGTCTATCGCTATGATGGAATCCACTTCAACATATCC GATGGAGCATTCCTCCCACTGGGGGACGTGCGGGACCCCCGACAGCATCGCATGTGGAGCAAACCACGAGAGATTTCCCTCCCTGTTCCTAAATTTAAG TTTGATGAGTTCTACGTGGGACAGCTTCCCCAGAAAGAAATCACTTTTGCGCATCTCAATGACAACGTGCGGGAGCCTTTCCTGGCCGACATGTGCCGCAAGTTTGGGGATGTGGAGGAAGTGGAGATACTGCTGCACCCCAAAACTAGGAAACACCTGGGGCTGGCCAAGGTCCTCTTCTCCAGCTCCAAAGCGGCCAGGGACACAGTCACTCACCTCCACAATACGTCTGTGATGGGCAACATCATCCACGCCGAGCTGGACCTCAGAG GTCAGCAAAGACAGAAATATTACGATCTGATCGTGAATGGCTCGTACAACCCCCAGACAGTGCCAACGAGTGGGAGATGGGCACAGGAGAGGCTGCAGCCAGACATG GTGGACTCCAGGCGCAGGCTTTCCAGCGACTCCTCCTCCTACCTCCCAAATAACGGAACCCCTTCCTCTCAGGATCTCGGCTCTTCCTACAGCCAGTATACCCCCTCCTCCTCCCAAGGCACCCCCTACACTCCGCGAAGTGGCACCCCCTTCTCTCAGGACTCTGCCTATTCCAGCAG GCAGGGGACTCCCAGTCATTCCTCTTCTCAGGACACTTCGGGATATAAATCCAGGCGTCAGGAGAACAGTTCTGGGGACTCCTATTCCCGTCGTTCTGGGCACCACTATTCCCCAGCCCCGTCTTCCTCtacatcctcctcctcctcccagcaCGAGAGCAGCCAGAAACGCTTTCACAGGCACCAAAACCGGTCCTCCCCGCAGTCATCTTATCGCTCTCGCCACCGCaaaccacccccacccccagaagAACCCCCTCTGATTCGCTTCCCTGGGACGCCACCTCTGCCACCGCCGCCacctcctcccccaccccctgATGACATTCACACGGATCGTGATTACCGAATAGCCcaccctcctcctcttcctccttccatCCCTGCACCTTCAACGACTATTCTGGTGCCTCCACCTCCTCCTACTGAGGGATGGGAGCCACCGCCTCCTCCTCTACCTCCTCTGCCACCGGTCTGTTCTCCTCCTCCTTCCCCAGCTCgttcctgctccccactccttGATGGTGTGTCGGAGAGTCTGCCATTCACACAACACAGCAGTAGCCTGGACTCTCGCATTGAGGCTCTGCTGAAGGAACAGCGCTCAAAGTTCTCCTTCCTGCCCTCAGACactgaggaggaagaggaggcaaCAACAGAAGCACCTACTCAAGAGCCAGTAGTAGTGGAAGAGGTTCCTCCTGTTCATGGTCCGTACACCCCTCCCTTACCCGCAAGCTTTGAGGATGTATCGGCAGAGGCTATCCTGAGAATGGCAGAGATTGGCAGGACAGCAAATGGCCAGGACCGG GGAATGCTGATGCAGGAACCTCCCTTCCTAAGAGACCCCAGCAGTTGGTCACGTAACTCCCTCCCTCCGCAGCTG CTGTCGTCTGGAGAAGATATGGAGATTTCCGATGAAGAGATTAACATGGAGATGCCGGGGGCAGCAGTTCCGCCTTTCCCGCTTCTGCCACATTTGCCCGGAGCTGCCGGAACTTTTCAGTCCCAGCCCATTCCGTCCCCTTTGCTCCCCCTGCCGCCCCATCACCCTCAGCCCCCTTCTCCATTCCCTCTGCTGCCCAACACTGCTGCCAGGGGAAGGCTGGGAGACCTCGCTGCTGGCTCATCCACACCTCCTGCACTTGAtccctcttcctcctcttctgctTCGTCTGCCCCCCATATATATGACTTTGTAAACTCCATGGAGTTAGTTAACCGCCTGGGTAACCAATGGGGTGGCACCTCTATGTCCTTTCAGATGCAGACGCAGATGCTGAGCCGTCTGCAACAGAATAGGCAGGGCAAAAATATGCCCTTCGAGGACCCTTACCCTCCACCGCTCCTccctcaccccattcccccacgGCTTCACCAGCCACACCCTCCGCCACCACTTATGCCGGAGCAAGTGTTCAACCCAACCTTTCCACCTTTCCCTGCCCAACAGCCCCAGCCACTATTGCCTCCGCGGGAGTTCACTGCCAGAACAGCACGGGGGCCCAGCCAAGAGCCGAGGGGTCCAGGCTGGGCCCCAGGGGGAGGAGTGGACCCACATGCTTCAACTATTGAAAGTGTATTATCGGCGCTGATCCAGGAGATGAAGAACACAATGCAgagagacctgaatagaaagatggtGGAAAATGTGGCTTTCCGAGCATTTGATGAATGGTGGGAGCGTAAGGAAGAAAAGGCCAAG CCTTTTCAAAACGTGGCCAAGCCACCTCCCCGAGAAGAGGACAAGGAAAAGGCGAGGCCCAAGGAGCCGGGCCTACTCTCATTGGTGGACTGGGCCAAGAGCGGGGGCGCAGAAGGCTTTGGTTTTGGAAGTGGGCTCAGAGAAGCTCTCAGGCTGCCATCATTTAAG GTCAAAAGGAAACAGCCATCAGAAGATGAGGACAGTGAGCAAAAGAGGCCCCGTCCCTCCACTCCAGCGGAGGAGGAACAGGATG AAAGAGAAAAGGAGACAGAGTCTGACTCCAGGCAAGGGGGCAAACTCCCACAGCAGGAAGGCAAGCGAGTGCACAAGCGCCGGCGTCCCTTCCACCTGGACAGTGAAGGAGAGGAGGCGTCGGAGGAGTCTGCGTCAGATAAG GACGACGAAGAGGATGAACTCAGTGAGAAGGGAGAGGATTCCGAAG AAGAGGTTTCTCCTCTCACCAAACTTTCCTCCAAGATCATCTCCGATGACGACAGCGACAGCTCCAGTGAATCCGACAGCAGCAGTTCATCTTCCTCTTCCTCATCTTCGTCCTCATCGGCTTCCTCCTCGGCGTCCACCCCAGCCTCTTCTGATGATGAGGAGGAACAAGAAGAGACCCCAGATTTGCTGTCTGTTTCTGAACCTCCCAGGCCCCCTAGCCCTGCCTCTCCTCTTCCAGAACTGGAAGCTGCAGCTGATAAGAAAGAGCCGTTGG atatacccccagctACAGAGGTTAAAGAGGAACAGTCCACAGAAATTCCAGAGCCGCCACTTCCTCCTCCCCCTGAGCCTCCGTCCAAACCCCACGCACCTCCATCGCCTCCACTTCAGCTCCTCCCTCCCCCCAAGAAAAGACGTAAAACAGTGTCATTCCAGCTCCTTCCAGAAGAAGAGGCCGAGGCAGCAGATAGCAAACCCCCCAATCACCACGTTCCAGAAAATGCTGCTCCTGAACGTCCGATTAGCCCCCTGCTGGAGCCCATGCACCTGTTGCCTACTCCCACCGACAAggctcctcttccttctcctgagGCTCCTACTGCACCAACTGCAGAGCTTCACAGCAGCCCTAAACCTGAGCCGGAGGAGCCTCCACTTCCAGCCAAGGAAGCCTCTCCTCGGAAACAGCCCCCAGAGAGGCTCACAGTACTGAACCTTCCTTGGGACCACGCGTCGTTGGTAAAACCCTACCCACCTCGAGTACGCAGCGAAGACAACATGgaggaagaagcagaagaagactTTGAAAAGCATCTTGAAGAGGAAGAGGTCAAACCACCGCCTCCGATTGAAGCACCAACGCAGCCGGAACCAAAGTCTCCTCTTATATCAGAACCCAGCGAGGTAGAACGGACAGAATTCATAGAAGATCTATTGTTTGCCCCTGTGCGGCAGATACTCTTGGAGCATAGCTATGCGTCTATACCCGCTGCACTGAAACAGCCTCCCAGGAAGCAGCGCCTTTCCGTGGAGTTGGAGAAACCCAATGAACTTGTCCACGTAGATCTTGGCCAAGCGGTGCTGGAGGCCCCGGAGGAAGTTGTATGTATAGGGGGCGGTCTGGCGGTAGATGGGGAGACAGGGCTGCTCGACGTGGGGGATCTGGATATCTCATCCCCCAGGAAAATGGAAGAGGCTCTGGCAAAGCTGGTTCACGACGAGCCAAAGATCAAAAGCAAACGGACGCTGGCTAAAGAGGCGGAGCCAGGGGAGGTAACCTCTGAGGAGGAGGACGAGGAAGAAATGTGGGTAACCACTCGGCAGTTGAGGTCCCACAGGAACCGGAAGGCGGCCCAGCGCCAGTTACCCCCTCTGTACGAGATTCGCAGCGAGTTTGAGCAGATGACTATACTGTACGATATCTGGAATACGGGACTGGACTTTGAAGACATGGTCTTCCTCCGCGACACGTACGAGAGGCTCCTGCAGGAGGACCACAGCACGGACTGGCTAAATGACACCCACTGGGTGCATCACccaa TCACCAACATTGCTGACCCCAAGCGGCGGAAGAACCGGCAGGACGGGCTGCGGGAGCACCAGACAGGCTGTGCCAGGAGTGAGGGCTATTACGCCATTAGCAAGAAGGACAAGGACAAGTACCTGAAAGTACTTCTCGTGGCAGCTGAGGAACAGGAGGCAGATACCCAA GGCACTAACCGGGTGCTGTCAGAGCGGCGTTCGGAGCAAAGGCGACTGCTCAGCGCTATGGGCTCCACTGCTTTGCTGGACAGTGATCTACTTAAACTCAACCAGCTGAAG TTCCGCAAGAAGAAGCTGAGGTTCGGCCGCAGTCACATTCACGAGTGGGGTCTCTTTGCCATGGAACCCATCGCTGCAGATGAAATGGTGATAGAATACGTGGGGCAGAACATTCGGCAG ATGGTGGCGGACATGAGGGAGAAGAGATACTCCCAGCAGGGGATCGGCAGCAGCTATCTCTTCCGTATGGATCAGGACACCATCATCGACGCCACCAAATGTGGGAACCTGGCCCGATTCATCAACCACTGCTGCTCG CCCAACTGTTACGCCAAAGTCATCACCATCGAGTCCCAAAAGAAAATCGTTATCTACTCCAAGCAGCCAATCGGCATCAACGAGGAGATCACGTACGACTACAAGTTCCCCCTGGAGGACAACAAGATCCCCTGTTTGTGTGGGACAGAGAACTGCCGGGGGACGTTGAATTAA